One stretch of Niallia sp. XMNu-256 DNA includes these proteins:
- a CDS encoding glycerophosphodiester phosphodiesterase family protein, with protein MNKKLIVGAGLAFSLLFNPFSQAFAAEPTGGERKQVDNVAHRGATAYAPENTIAGFDLAVDMKADYIEIDVQRSKDGQLVLIHDTTVDRTTDGTGKVGDLTFEQLRSLDAGSWKGEQFAGEQIPTFEEILDRYHGKIGILIELKAPELYPGMEEQVAEALKERNLHKPQNEKIIIQSFNFESMKKMNELLPKTPIGVLTSNRAHTTPEALQEFATYADWFNPSYKIVTKELVDDVHSFGMKIGSWTVRSQAAADFLFDMGVDAIISDYPDYVDPRN; from the coding sequence ATGAACAAAAAGTTAATAGTAGGGGCAGGATTAGCATTCTCGCTGTTATTCAACCCGTTCAGTCAGGCGTTTGCAGCAGAACCAACAGGGGGGGAAAGAAAACAGGTGGATAATGTAGCACACCGTGGTGCCACAGCTTATGCACCTGAAAATACGATTGCTGGGTTTGATCTAGCCGTGGATATGAAAGCCGATTATATTGAAATTGATGTGCAAAGAAGCAAAGATGGACAATTAGTATTGATCCATGATACAACGGTAGATCGAACAACAGATGGAACAGGAAAAGTAGGGGATTTGACGTTTGAACAGCTTAGAAGCCTTGATGCGGGTAGCTGGAAGGGAGAACAATTTGCAGGTGAACAAATTCCAACGTTCGAAGAGATTCTAGATCGTTACCATGGAAAAATCGGGATTTTAATAGAATTAAAGGCTCCAGAACTTTATCCTGGGATGGAAGAGCAAGTGGCAGAAGCATTAAAAGAACGAAATTTACATAAACCACAAAATGAAAAGATCATTATTCAGTCTTTTAACTTTGAATCGATGAAAAAAATGAATGAGCTTCTTCCTAAAACGCCAATTGGTGTGTTAACTTCAAATCGTGCACATACAACTCCAGAAGCTTTACAAGAATTCGCTACATATGCTGACTGGTTTAACCCAAGTTATAAAATTGTCACAAAAGAATTAGTGGATGATGTTCATTCTTTCGGTATGAAAATTGGCTCATGGACCGTACGTAGTCAAGCAGCAGCCGACTTCTTATTCGATATGGGAGTCGACGCCATTATTTCAGATTATCCGGATTATGTAGATCCGAGAAACTAA
- a CDS encoding acyl-CoA dehydrogenase family protein, with protein MKVKLRDEQIYMKLMESAKRIGQLAEEEALQADQDRTISQNVVDVIIEEGINKLILPKEYGYPQIDFKTFADMVKTVGYYNLSAAWLTYFYSLHNSWISFLPKHRMDEIVADGGLIADIFAPVGKVERCEGGYYLSGKWNYVSGVNYSEWIGLAAVYQFEGEDQPDRLGLCCRVSDLTVLNDWDTLGLRGSGSNSVIADNLFVPEDMTFRFSDMIVNRKPRKLEIDEDYLYYNVPFFAAFYIGFPAMAMGAAERVLDEYKERTSKRTRIYGNLESASPVGQRIMAELSVKHKASIGLMKEYINMLENDNGEYNAGEYNAIRVTIIQNCIDIAVKATLAIGATGIKKGIPFEIITRDLIAIGTHITSLYDDGIEAYGKSIFGFDHMALG; from the coding sequence ATGAAAGTAAAGTTACGAGATGAGCAAATCTATATGAAGCTGATGGAAAGTGCCAAAAGAATTGGTCAGTTGGCTGAAGAAGAAGCATTACAGGCGGACCAGGATAGGACCATTTCTCAAAATGTTGTAGATGTCATTATAGAAGAAGGAATCAATAAGTTAATCCTACCTAAAGAGTATGGCTATCCGCAAATTGATTTTAAAACCTTTGCAGATATGGTTAAAACTGTTGGTTACTATAACTTATCAGCTGCATGGCTAACTTATTTCTATTCGCTCCATAATTCATGGATATCATTTTTACCTAAACATCGAATGGACGAGATTGTTGCTGATGGTGGTTTAATAGCTGATATCTTTGCACCGGTTGGTAAAGTGGAACGATGTGAAGGTGGTTATTATTTATCAGGGAAATGGAATTATGTAAGCGGTGTCAATTATTCTGAATGGATTGGGTTGGCTGCTGTGTACCAATTTGAAGGGGAAGATCAGCCAGACCGTTTGGGATTATGCTGTAGGGTTTCAGATTTAACCGTTTTAAATGATTGGGACACATTAGGTCTTAGAGGCTCAGGCAGTAACTCCGTTATAGCAGACAACCTTTTTGTTCCTGAAGATATGACTTTTCGTTTTTCAGACATGATTGTAAATCGAAAACCGCGCAAATTAGAGATTGATGAAGATTACTTGTATTATAATGTTCCATTTTTTGCTGCCTTTTATATTGGCTTTCCAGCTATGGCTATGGGAGCTGCGGAAAGAGTACTAGATGAATATAAAGAACGAACAAGTAAAAGAACTCGGATATATGGTAACTTAGAGAGTGCGTCACCCGTTGGTCAGCGTATCATGGCTGAGTTATCTGTAAAGCACAAAGCCTCTATTGGATTAATGAAAGAATACATCAATATGTTAGAGAATGATAACGGAGAGTATAACGCTGGTGAATATAACGCCATTCGTGTAACCATTATCCAGAACTGTATCGATATTGCTGTAAAAGCCACATTGGCAATTGGGGCTACAGGAATAAAAAAAGGCATTCCGTTTGAAATAATTACCCGGGATTTAATTGCAATAGGAACACATATTACTTCATTATACGATGATGGCATTGAAGCGTATGGGAAATCTATATTTGGGTTTGACCATATGGCACTAGGTTGA